The genome window CTTTTTGAGCATGAAGGTCACTGGTAGACTTGATGAAATAGAATTGTGCAGTGGGATGGGTAGAAGTCACATTGGCATTAAGAAGAATGGATGAGGGGTGACATCATTGACTCTCTAATCCTTCAAGTACAGTAGTCCTCCCTTGTCCTTGGTTTTGCTTCTCATTGTCAGCTGCAATCCAAAAACTATTAAATggagaattccagaaataaacaatttataacttttaaattgaGCACCTAGAGGATGAAATCTCTCACCTTCCTGCTCTGTCCTGCCCAGCATGTGAATCCTTTATCCAGTATCTCTCCCGACCTTTGGCAATTAGGCATTTGCTACTTGGCCACTATTTTTTCAGGGCTGTATCACCCATTGCCATCAGCAAACTAaactttgtaatattttgtttctgttgtgaGCAGTAGCCTAGAGTCACCACTAAAGGTTTTAGCAACCCTTGTCCCCATCCCATCAGTTCTTCTCTTTGTGGCCTTGTTAAATGGTTTGTCCCTGCACTTTCCAGTTGAACATAATCATCCGAAGAAACTTCCAGCCAAAGATAATCAATCCATTCCAGCACATCCATTTCCTCACCCTTTCAATCCTTTCCTCCACCATCTGCCACAGTAACACTGGCACTTCAACTTTGCTCAGAATTGGCCATAGCTTTTTCCGTTTCTCAAAGCCATTCAGCATCTCCTGGGATCCTAGCCAGGATGTTAAGTCCTATTCATTTAAGTCCTACAACCCAAGGACCCCGTGTGGTGCTATCAAACTTTCCTTTAAGTTTGCTTTGAGCACCATTATCAATACCCTCAGATTCCAGGCTTGAGCGGACTCTCCCTGCACTGCCCAGGACATGCTGGCCACTTCTCACAGCGTTTTGGGGTACAGTGGTTTCTCCTCTTGCAGGCCCAGCCAGGTTTTGCTTAACCCTAATTCTAGTCCTAGTAGCCTGGAGGTAGGGCAAGTCCTGAAGGGGACAGGTTTCCTGGGGAAGGAGGAAACTGTCACCCCGCCTGGGAGCAGGATGGGGGATGCTCGTCCTTCCAGCTTTAACAGGGGTGAACTATGACTGAAGGTCATGAAGTTGAGGAGTCTGTGCTGCGGAGTAAAAACCTGCCGTCGCTTCCATTCAGATGTCTCCACCTCATGTGTCAGGAGCCTGGGTTTTCCCAAACAGTTCTTTGACCTTTGCTTAGAAAACCTGCTTGACTGACAGGTGTCTTTGAAGTTCATCCACTTGGGATGTTGAGTCCTGGAGTCGGCCTGTTTTCTCAGCCCACTGCTGTAGGAGAGGACAGCTTTTTCTGCATGCATCCAAAGGCCGTCTGGCTTTCACACCTGCTTTCCCATTGCCTGTTATTGCCCTCAGCTGTTCGTTGTTTCTATGGAATAAGAATAAGCCATCCAACCCTGTTATCCTCAGAGCTAGTTTTCACCATACTTCTCAAATGCCAGCAGTCTGATAATGCATTTCTTTCTACCACTCCATCCCAATTCGCTGCCAGCGTAAGCTGTAACAACGGGGCCTTGTGCCAGCACCTGtctgttccccacctccaccATGAATGATGCGGTCTGGCTACATAACTCTGTCTACCACCATATTAATCTCAGCTACCTATTTCACATATTAAACTGGAAAGAAATGAGGCAAacattatacaaaaatattagAATGCTTTCCaaattgagaagaaataaaatatcaaaagtatGTAACTGTAATACTAGATTtattcaaaaagaaatgaaatttcctAGATAAAACAGCTGTGTAATAATACTATTTCTGAATCTGTGTCTGAAAAATGGCTATGTAGTCACCTTTGTCTATGCATTTAGGCATTATCATGTACTATTCAGGACATacattgtgaaaaaataaatgaatcaattgCTAAAGCATACAGATCATGACTATGTGAGAGAACATGAAGATTTAATGAAAATTTAGCAGTAAAGCATCTGACTTGTATCTTGCAGACATACaaggaaaaatacagtaattcatTTTACCCATTACATTATAAAAAATCAGACAGAATGAATTTATAAGCAGTGTTTTTTCATAAAAACAGCAATTTAACTTCAAATATATTACCCTCCTATTCTTTTATCCTATGTGTGTATGTAATAGGCAAAAGCTACCAGATTACTGAAATCAGTAAAAATCCAATCCATGATGTTTCACttgcttttattaataaatatcttaCATTTCAAACTCATTTTTCTTATGCTATAAGCCTGATTATCAGTTCCCATGAAAATGCTCTGTGCCTAGTCCCTGCCTAGTGTGACTAGTCTCCTGCACAAGGCTGGGCGGTAGCACTTGTGAACACCCACACGTTGATGCACCAAGCACACCTCCCTGCGCCTCTCAGACAAGGTCACCAGGGGGCAAGAGGTTCTCCTAGCTCTCCTGCTCCTCATAGTGAGCATAGCCACTGGCATAGGTCCTGCCTAAATTTAAATTAGTAAACAAATCTGATGACTCAGCATCTGAATCCTTTCCACCGTCATCTTCCTCCTCTTCGTCATCCTCGGCTTCATACTCATCCTCCTCGTCGTGGTAGCTGGTATCACCATACTTATCAGCTGAAAGGTTCTTCCAGTAGGCATTATACCCAGAGGCTCCGTCTCCCTCTTCGGCTCCGGTCTGCCTGCCAAATTTCAGGGAGCGTGCTACAAAACACAGACATGTGCAAGGCACCTGATTAGCTCTCACCCCCTGTTATCCTCGTTCTCCTCTGCAACATAAAATTCCATGAACTTGATTGGCTGCTCCTTACTCCCAAATGAAAAAGTAAGCTACATTTTCCTGAATTTCCTAACTTAATATTAAACTGGAAAAAAGACCTTAAAGAACAATGATCAGGTCTATTCTACCTGGAGTCGACATCCACACTACATCCACACTACATGTAGCAAATAATGAAGATGACAGTGTCACTTCATTAAGTGTAGAAAATGTTGGAAAACAAAGTAACAGCAGCACTCTCTAAACATTAAGTTAAATAAggcatgttaaaaattaaaatagcctgaccaggcagtggtgtagtggatcgagcatcggactgggacgcagagaacccaggtttgaaaccctgaggttaccaaccagcttgagcgcaggatcactggcttgagtgtgggatcatagacatgaccgcatggtcactggcttgatcccaaaggtcactggcttgagcccagagtcgctggcttAAAAAAGGGATCACTCGTTCCTGCTATAGCCCccggatcaaggcacatgagaaagcaaacaatgaacaactaaggtgccacaacgaaaaattgatgcttctcatctctcacccttcctgcctgtccgtccctatctgtccctgtctctgtctctatgtctctatcacaaaaaaataaataaataaaattaaatgctcTTCATTTGAgcaattaaaagtttattttcaaatCACAGAAGAGTTAATTTCatatcattatatttttcttgAGACCAATTTTATAATTCAGATGTCCTAGAagataaaacatttcatttcttcttaCCAATAACACAAAGTTTAGTGCAAAAAATCAGCAAAATCATCAGTCTCATCTCACTGCAGGACTATATTTGGATTAAACAAAGTCATTCAGAATTAGGGTTCTATCTTGACATGTGTGGTAAAAAGTCAAATTCTTTTTAACAAACTGTGAGCAACATTACTACAAATGTTTATGGTCATCTTATTCCTTCCTAGAAGTTATATAAAGCAGAAAGCAATTTCTTATAGGGTAACGTGGTCATCTTATTCCTTCCTAGAAGTTATATAAAGCAGAAAGCAATTTCTTATAGGGTAACGTAGTACATAATATGCATAGCTGTTCAAATACCACACAACTCAGAGTAGCTTCAGAATGAATTCCCACTCAAGTACACAAGATTCCAACACTTGAATATTAAGGATTTATAGCTACTCAATTATTTGAAAAGGAAGcctcagcaaaaacaaaaaaaatcactttttttggTCTTAAATTTCAGTATTCACTGTCATTAACTGAGAGGTAAATGCCAGTTCCCAAGGTGAATGTGGTATACTTGCTTAAGTAAAATTGAGAGATTTTACCCACGTGTTTTCCAAGGCTGTAAAATTCTACTTCCTTAAAAGAACACTTCTTTTCAAATAGGAAGAagaggcaaaaacaaaaatagggaaaaaagagataaatctTGACTAAGCATGACAGCCGGAGCAGCCCGCTGTGCTCTACGGGGGCCTTACTTGACATGCTAAGATCCTTCGTTTCCTGAGTCTCGTGTCCACATTTAGGGCAGGGaggctgttttcctttttcttgtttaaaCACTTTGCTCCTTGTATGATCATCACAGAAACAAGCCTATGCAGGAGAAGTAAAAACagtaagtaaataatttaaaaactatacaaAGACATCATTCaatatttcaaggaaatttaAAGACATGGTTTGTTAGGGCTGAGATGAAGAAGAGTTTTGTTTGGCCCGGTCACAGTcctgattttaatttcttaagggaAATGGTCTTTGCCAGGACTCTTCAGAACTATGTAACACAAGGCAGAAACTCTGACAGGGTATGAGGCAGAGACATATGTCCTCACTCAAATAGATCCGTGTTCCCCAAGCCCATGATGACATCATAATGGAAGAGCCTCTCTGCCCTCACGGAGTAGGCCGTCTAACTGGGACACAGACAGCGGAGAAGCTACAAGACACAACACTCGGCACTGAAAGGGAAAGGCGTGGTGGGGCCCTAAACTCGGCACGGCTGCTGAACGAAGGAGAAAGGGGTGCAGTGGAGATGGACGGCAGAGGACATGGCACAGACCAAACTGGAGAGGAGTGAGGGGACAGATAAGACAGGGTGGGCACATCAGCAAGAACCAGAGGAATGTTCCTGAGAGGAGTGACTTGGCTGCATCTATCTAATGATCTCTGATGAACAGAACAGCAGGGAAATCCTCCCTCTCCTAAGCAAGTGTGTCTTGACATGAATTAAAATCCACTCCCATCATTTTCGTCAGAATACTCTGTGTAAACGTATGGGGTAAAAACAGTAAGCTAAGACTCAGGAGACGTGCACTAGTGTCAACTCTGAGACAAACTAATCATGGCCTTTGGGAAGTGTCACTAAGCTTTGTCACTTCCACAATCgctaaaataaaagaactaaactAAACACTGTTTAAGGATCCTTGTAGGTTAATTATAGCTATAAGTAATCCAAAGACTGGTGGTGGAGAatggagaagagaaacaaaacctAAAGATAGAAAATGCACAAGCATACCTTACAGCGGAGACACGAATGCTGACCAAGCCGATTGCAGGAGACACCTAGGGAGGGAAATGGAGAATATCCAGACTCAAACTCGGAATAAAACCACTATTTCCACAGATGTGCACTTGAGGTACTACCTTAGATCAATTACTAGCAGCTTTTTGCTGTCTCACAATAGAACCTAGAGGATAAAAATGAGGCTGAATCCCCAAGCCGGAGGGAATGAAACCAGCTCCTATACATTCCGAGATGTTCCTTTAACCTTTGAGAACTTCTACACAAGTATGTTAAGAGTTATATATACAGTATGTCATTGCCTAAGACAGCAGATCAACTACAAATTTATAGTGAATGTAAGAATTAACATTTGATACCAGAACAACCACCAAATTCAAAGAAGTGAATATCTGGGGACTCTCAGTCTTTTTCATGATGGTATCTACCATATAATAAGGGCTTTCTAAATACCAAGTATTATACTAATGCTTTTCTTCACATGCTCCCACTCAATCaactatttgaaaaagaaattggcATCTTCCTTTTGAGGAAACTCAGGATAAGAAAGATTCAGTGATTTGCCCAAAATCATATAACCAACACTGAGATTAAGAAACATGGATATAAGGAACATCTAATACATGAAaacttacatttaaatgtttCCGCCTCTAAAACCTGGCAGCTGGCTTGATGCTCAAATTGATCATCTTCACAGAGAAAATTTTGGCAAAAAGAACAACTGAATATTCTGCCTCCtattggattaaaaaacaaaaccccaaaatgtAAATACTGTATACTAAGCTTTGAACCATAAACGTGGACTCTCACTATCCCCGCTACCCATATATAACGCAATGCTCAGAGACACTTGCTCTCCCCTAAGTCCCCTCTGACCTGTTCTGGTAAACAACCCTAGCTGCTAGCTGTTACTGCTAGTGTAATCCCTTTTCCAACTAAACTGATAACCAAGAGTGCAACAGTTAACACTGGCAGTGTCCTGAAACAAATCTTACAGCCAGTACCCGGGATGTTTCAAATCAGCTCTCACGTGGAGCTAAGCTCACTGCCAGTGTGTAGCCACTTACCGTGGTCCCAGACGCCTCGCTCACATTCCACACACTCCGCATCAGTGAGAGGGCAGGCACAGGCATGTGTGCTGAGACACTTCCTGCCGTGACAAACCCACGCTTCACAGAAGTCACATATTGCACCCTGCAACCAAGGAGCAAGAAAAATTAATCTTTGTCACTTGATTGGCTGCAACCATTGTCTaatccagcaattttcaactagtgtgctataagaatttttaaaacatagaatACCTGACTgtgtagtcaggggcactgacctcttttcccttagatggtcaaataaaaacgacaacagccaacacaacaatagctgtctggtgagaatgccctgtcttgaaccataaatatatgcATCATGTAACAGAGTTGCATCTTACTGGTCACAATGCATAGGTTGCACCTgactggttaattcttggtaccagaaatctttATATACAAATCTAGACACctgatgttttaaaaagtcactttggagcaaaagtggtaggtaattactttttttttttaatatcaatcagttatacctgttttttttctcagattggccaaaattatattttttggagTGCcagagaattttagtaattaattagtGTATGTTACCAGAGGGAGTTACCAGAACCCTGAAAGAGAGCCATATGGAGAGGAACTGTGCCCAATCCACATCTAAACCAGACAACCTGGTAAGGCGTGCGCTGGGAGATGAAGGCCCAGATGGTGTTCTTCTGTCTACGGTACCC of Saccopteryx bilineata isolate mSacBil1 chromosome 1, mSacBil1_pri_phased_curated, whole genome shotgun sequence contains these proteins:
- the ZNF330 gene encoding zinc finger protein 330 yields the protein MPKKKTGARKKAENRREREKQLRALRSTVDLAKHPCNASMECDKCQRRQKNRAFCYFCNSVQKLPICAQCGKTKCMMKSSDCVIKHAGVYSTGLAMVGAICDFCEAWVCHGRKCLSTHACACPLTDAECVECERGVWDHGGRIFSCSFCQNFLCEDDQFEHQASCQVLEAETFKCVSCNRLGQHSCLRCKACFCDDHTRSKVFKQEKGKQPPCPKCGHETQETKDLSMSTRSLKFGRQTGAEEGDGASGYNAYWKNLSADKYGDTSYHDEEDEYEAEDDEEEEDDGGKDSDAESSDLFTNLNLGRTYASGYAHYEEQES